The Tenrec ecaudatus isolate mTenEca1 chromosome 9, mTenEca1.hap1, whole genome shotgun sequence genome window below encodes:
- the RBM48 gene encoding RNA-binding protein 48: MASSGGELGSLFDHHVQKPVCDSRAKYRDGRRPRAVKVYTINLESRYLLIQGVPAVGAMRELVERFALYGAIEQYNALDEYPAEDFTEVYLIKFLNLQSARTAKKKMDEQSFFGGLLHVCYAPEFETVEETRNKLQDRRAYITRATTNKDNSRTKKKPATEQKDTSDGRRVFHSETPGFAAAAVNSATGTSNPHPCALPSCYLACKCGRSPGEHVDRASHFSRDGRSPGETVGRGNHSSSLQTPAACLGAQKALPLSEAIDRFMPRAAQLQERKRRREDGCRLGTSVEASHSEVVIGPQLPGIPKVDMHDDSLNTTASLIRNKLKEVILPAPKPLADRLEDVSRTSHPLKQRRRI, from the exons ATGGCGTCGAGTGGTGGGGAACTTGGGAGCTTATTCGATCATCATGTCCAGAAACCTGTGTGCGACTCGCGAGCCAAATATCGGGATGGGCGACGGCCTCGCGCGGTCAAG GTATATACAATCAATTTGGAGTCCCGCTATTTATTAATACAAGGAGTCCCTGCCGTGGGAGCCATGAGGGAGTTAGTAGAGCGATTTGCACTGTATGGCGCCATCGAGCAGTATAATGCTCTCGATGAGTACCCAGCTGAAGACTTCACCGAAGTTTATCTGATTAAGTTTCTGAATCTACAGAGTGCAAG GACAGCCAAGAAAAAGATGGATGAGCAGAGTTTCTTTGGTGGGTTGCTTCACGTGTGCTATGCTCCAGAATTTGAGACCGTTGAAGAAACTAGAAACAAGTTACAAGATAGAAGGGCTTATATCACACGGGCGACTACAAATAAAG ACAACTCCAGGACGAAGAAGAAACCGGCTACCGAGCAGAAAGACACATCCGATGGCAGGCGGGTCTTCCACTCCGAGACGCCCGGATTTGCTGCGGCTGCGGTGAACTCTGCCACCGGAACCTCAAATCCTCATCCGTGTGCCTTGCCTTCGTGCTATCTCGCCTGTAAATGTGGGCGCTCACCGGGGGAGCATGTGGACAGGGCATCCCACTTCTCCCGGGATGGCAGAAGCCCCGGCGAAACGGTGGGGCGTGGTAACCACAGCAGCTCATTACAGACCCCGGCAGCCTGCCTGGGTGCACAGAAGGCTCTTCCGCTCTCAGAGGCAATCGATAGGTTCATGCCCAGGGCAGCACAGCTGCAGGAACGGAAAAGAAGAAGGGAAGACGGCTGTCGGCTCGGCACTTCTGTGGAAGCGAGTCACAGTGAGGTTGTGATTGGACCTCAGCTACCAGGCATTCCGAAAGTTGATATGCACGATGACTCGCTGAATACAACGGCCAGTTTAATTAGGAATAAACTTAAAGAG